The following coding sequences lie in one Montipora foliosa isolate CH-2021 chromosome 11, ASM3666993v2, whole genome shotgun sequence genomic window:
- the LOC137976635 gene encoding uncharacterized protein, with amino-acid sequence MEKNAWRVAEEVARRIDDEPGPADDFMKSCTTSEKKRQFFFNRPYLMKYASTQSEMKRLDIPGCNYLKKIYTFIISLRYYGSSFFPVFIDDHFIFGEMFLEYLKAPVSILQGLYATIVA; translated from the exons ATGGAAAAGAATGCCTGGAGGGTAGCTGAAGAGGTGGCTAGGCGTATTGATGATGAGCCAGGACCTGCAGATGACTTCATGAAATCCTGTACCACTTCTGAGAAGAAACGTCAGTTCTTCTTTAACAGGCCTTACTTAATGAAATATGCATCTACACAATCAGAGATGAAAAGGTTAGACATTCCAGGATGCAATTACCTGaagaaaatatatacatttattatatctctcagata ttacggatcctcgttttttccc gtatttatagATGATCATTTTATCTTTGGGGAGATGTTTCTTGAATACTTGAAGGCTCCTGTGTCAATACTACAGGGACTTTATGCGACTATTGTAGCTTGA